GAACCAGGAGTGATGTGAATGGGATTCTCGGAGCGTAAATCCGCATGGATCAACGAATACGGAGACCCCATGACCATCATTCGACCGTCAGGCAACGTCAGCACAGCGGCTCGATTCGTGAAAGGTCGGCAGTTACTCGCGCCGTTCGATATCAACTTTGTCCGGTTCATGGTGTTTCCGTCGGAGAGTGATATCCAGGTGGGCGATCTCGTTAGGAACGAGACACTTGGGTATCAGCTATTCGTCACAGCGATTGAGGAACGGACGCTACTCGGCGGCAAAGCGGGGATCTACACCGAACTGTATACGGCGAATTACCCGGCTGCGGAAGTTCAACGTTACACGCCTGGCTCAGTCGACGAGTATGGCAACCAAACGCCTGCTACGTGGACCACAGTTGGTACTGTGCCTATGTCGGTTGAACATGTTAATGGCAATGTCCCGTACAAAGATGGTTTGCTACTCGCCGATACGCTGTACCGATTGACCTTGCAGACGGCTACCGCGCTTCAACTCATCCCGAATCCAGATCGTATCATCATCGATGGCCGGAACTTCCAAGTCAGTGATATCAACGTCACGGTCGCACCTGGACTGCAAATTGTACAGGTGAAGACGGACAATAGGACGTGATGCGATGGCTGTAGAAACGTTGCTCAGTTTCAACGGTGCCGGGGCATTCGATGAATTCAACAAGCGCATGCAGCAAGTCATCAACGACCTATGCCAGGCGGTCATGGACAACGCGAGAGCCAACGTAGGTGGTGCATTTCCAGAAGTGGAGGCATCCCTTCACGCGGGGCTATCAGCGTTGGTACAGCAAGGGATGATCGACGGTGAGATCGGCGCGGATGCATGGCAAAGTTTCATGGCTGAATGGGGTAGCGGTTCGCTCATGGATAGGCTCAATCCGGGACTCGTCGACTACATGAACTCGGAACTTTGGAACCCACTCCGTGAAGCCAACGGAGACGCCATCACAGGCCGCGCTAAGGGTCCGTACATCGGTTTAGACGGAATGGTCCACAACGCGCATACAGGCATCCTAGCGGGGCGAAATTTGGAACAGTTGCGAGACTTCCCGTGGTTCCGGGACTGGATGGCGAAGGTTAGGCTACCGGACGACGCGTTCACTCCGAAGGTACCACTTCACTTCATGCGTGATGCACTGGAAAGCAACCGAAACTTAATCATGGATCAACTCAACGCGGTCATCGAGACATTTAGTTTCGGTGATTTTTTAGTGTAAAGGGGGCCTCTATGTGGGCTCTGCAGCATTACTCGACCAAGTGTGGAAACTGCTTGCGAATGATACGACGTTCCTATCCTATCGCGGATGGTTTAACAAGGCGGTATTGGCAGCTAGTGCCTCTGCCGGTTCGACATCCATACAGGTAACGAACATGGTGTCATATGTAACCGGAGAGCAATTGAGGATTGGTCCCGTGGCGACCACAGCGACAACGACAGGAACAGGGACATCAATTCCTGTATCCGCATTGCCCGCTGCAGTCGCGACTAATGGACAAGTACAATCGTTTCTTACTCCATCATCAAGCGGCGGTGACAAAGTCGCCTACATCGTGAAAGAAGAGGAAACGGACGGCATTGTGGATTCGACGACCATTCCGATTGTGCTGTTGTACATTCGCTCGGGTAAACCAGACGTGCGAACGCCTACGGTGTACATCGGCAAGGTAGTGATCGACTGTTTTGCATCGAGTGGGAACACAGCGCGTCAGATGGTCGAACGAACGCAAGCACTCATGCAGAACTGGGAACCTCCCGGATTCTTCGTGAGTCGGTCGGCTTACGACACGTCATTCAAAACTGGCATTACTGGCGTGAAGGGACATCGAATCTACTACGATGTCTCTTATTTTGTTGGATAAGAGGAGGTATTTTTAGTGGCGCTTATCATTCCGAATATCGGATACTCTGCAGCACTTGACCCGGTATCTGGCGGGTTACTCGCGGTCTTTACGAAGATGGATAGCATCTCGATGGACGTTGACGGTACATTGACGCCTGTTTATGGCGGTGCTGGAGCATACCCAATCGTCAACATCATGGCTGACCGTAAGCCAATGGTTAGTTTGAGCGGTTCTGAGACGTCTTTGCAGGCTTCCAGTATGCTCGGTGCAAACGTCACAACGGCCTCGGCGTCTACCAAGGTTCAAGTACCGCGTATCGAGGAATTGACCATCGGCGCAGATGGCACGGTCAACCTGCCTAATGGCGACACAATATCAGCAACCACCACCACGATTGGTGTGGTGGGTGCGCTTGATAACAAGGCATTCACGAGTGTTGCATCTGCACCGACGACAGGCGAGTATGTTACGCCGGTTGCAGGAGATGCAAAGGTTACGTTTAGCACCGATGATGCCGGGAAAGCAGTCGTTATCTACTACACGATTGACACCTCAACAGGTGGTCAAGTGGATTATCAACCGTCGGCAGTTGGCAAGGTCGTGAAGTTCGTTGCATCTGCTAAGGTTGTCAATACAGAGGATCCGTCACAGGCACTTGTACCGATTACATTTGTGGTCAACTCGTGTCAGTTCCTTGGCAAGTGGACGCTATCGCAGGAGCGCCAGAAAGCATCTGCACCGAAACTTGACCTGCAAATTCTTGACCCAGGCGGCGGTAAAGCAGCGGTATCAATTATCACAACGGCCAAGTTCGCGGGGTGATGATTGATGGGTAAGGATGCACCGATCAAAGATGCTTTGGGGCTTGGCGAACGGTTATCTCTAGGCGGGGCGCATATTGATTGCGTCCCTGCCACGCTCGCTGACTTGGACGACGCCATGAAGCACTGGCATACATGGGCACAGGGGGCCGGTAGCGTACAAATGGCCTACTTGCCTGGGAACGAAGAGGCCAAAGAGGCGTTTGAGGAACTATTGTACATTGCATGTGGGAGAAAGATCGAAAAAGACGAACTCCGAGCGAAGGTAAACGTCGCTGACGGCGCCAAGGAGGTAGTCGCATTCATCGACCGATTTCTTGGCTTTAAGCCGAGAGATGCCGCCGGAACCGAAAGTACCCAAGGGTAATGAGTCGGGCAAGAAGGTAGCTCTGAAGGACGCCATATCGAAACTCGTCATCCGCGGGGTGTCATACTCCGAGATTCGGAAGATGACGCAATACCAGTTGTATAGCGCGTTCTATGCGTTGACTGACGAGGATAGGTTCAGAATGAGTTTGGCTGGGTTCAAGGTTGAGGACGGAGATAAGGAAGCCACGTTGCAGGATCTGCTTGGATTTGGCGGGTAGGGGTCATTGCCCCTATGCCGGATGCTCGATAATTCGGGTATGCGTCATGTGGGCAAAATCACATTTTGTGATAATTTTGAAAGACGAGTATAGACAAAGGCAAAATGTAGTAAAGTTAGGGTATAGTGAACGCAAAAGGGTGATTCAATTTGTCGATATTGCTGTGGATCATCATATTCTTGGTAATTGTCATAGGTGGGGCCGTGATATTCGGTTTTCTATCCGCGAAATCTGATGTTAAGTTCCTACAGAGCAATGGCTATCCCAAAAATACTCCGTCTTTGCAATATTTGAGCGGCCAACCAGGCATATCACCAGGGTTTGTCTTTGCGGTTCGACAGGGAACAAATCTCGTCCTATTCAATACCAAAGGTAATAAGGCCGAGATACCGATACAGTCCATCGTGTCAATCGACGTTCAACTGGATGTACAAACAGTGAACACGGGTGGTGGAAGATCAATTGCCGGAGCGGTTGTTGGCGAAGCAATTGCTGGACCAGTTGGAGCGGTAGTCGGAGGGACCAAGGGAACCAAGACAGAAAACATCGATAGAAGTACCGTTCGGATGCGTGTTAGGTCAGACAACGGGATCGAACACGACATTGTATTCAAAGGTTCCCATAAGACACACAATGTCCTTCTCCATCTGATAAGTTGAAGTACAAGACATGGAAGTGATGCCGTGGTTATCATATCCACGCTCGGCGTTGGATGTCTAATCGGATTCGTGATGCTTTGGACGATATTCGACTTATCAGGTTTCGCCAATTCATGGATATGGGCGTTGGTGATTGCCTTCTCTGTATTTGCGGCGACGACACTAAACCTGATGCGGATCGATAAACGAAACCGAAAGTCGATGTCCGAAGATATGGAACGATGGTCGAAGATTAAAGCAACACAACGACCAAAGGCTCGAAAGCCAGAGGAGTTTGAGGAAGAGGTTGCCGAGATATTCCGGCGGTATGGTTACAAGGTGTCGGTGACTCCATATCAAGGTGATCACGGAGTCGACATCAAGGTAATAACTCCAACTGAGTATGGAATCGTGCAATGCAAGATGTACGGTCCGATGAACAAGGTCGGCGAACCTGCAATACGCGACTTTTACGGAACGATGCAGCATGAACATGCAGATGTTGGGTATATCGTGACGACATCTGATTTTACGGAACAGGCATATACCTGGGCCAAAGGAAAGAAAATCGTACTCGTCAATGGCTATAGATTAGAACGGTTACGAGAAGAATCATCACATCTTGCGACATGAGCCTCCAAACGGAGGCTTTTTTATTTGGGGGTGAGTTGTAGTGGGGATGAACGAGTCGAATGTCGTTTCTAAGGTCGCCGCGAGAATTACATTTGACATTACGGACGCGCAGTCGAAACTTACTCAGCTTTCCGATTCGTACAAGCAGTTTAATAACGAGTTGAAAAGTGCCGACACACAAATGCAGAAGGCATTGCAAGCACCTTCATCTTCCGGTCAAAAATACCTCATTGATGCAACGGGGCAACTTGTATCCATGTCCAATGCGATCAAGGACGTTCAGACGCAATGGAAGGAAGGCACGCTGGCGGCGGATGAATATCTCAAAAAGATAGCGGATATTAAGAGCGCATATGCTGAAAACTTCGCCCCTTCGAACCCTAATTCCATGAAGTTTGATTTATCCTACCGGAACGCATTGCTCCAGGCACAGAACGACGTTCGTAACATGATTAGTCTTCAACAGCAAGCTAGTAAGCAGGATCAAAAAGCATCCGCCGACGAAGCTACAGCGCAAGCCAAGTCGGTAGACGAGCGCATGCGAACAATCAAGCAACTGTACGACATGAAACTCCTCGACGCACAACAATCATTGGCTGAGATGGAGAAGTTATATGACGAGGAAACGCAGTATTTCAAAGACAATCTGGATAAACAGGTGCAATTCTTCAAGACTGCACAGACAATGGAGAACGCCTCAGCGGATTCGTTTTCAAGCAAGTTAAAAGGACTGTATTCCACACAAGGCATGCCTGGTATGGGGCTTACAAACCCTCTTGATTTGGCCTCGACTATGCTTCAATTTCAGGCTCTACAATCCATTTTCAATAATCTTCAAGAAGGAATAGTCGGTATTAACAAAGGTGAAGCCGGTCTAAAACAGGTCTTCGGTGAACATATCGCAGACCAACAGCAATTGAATGAAGTTACGAATCAGTTCATTGCCATCGCTCAACAATATGGTCAATCCATCACAACGACTCTCGATGCAACAAAGCAGTGGGGGCGGCAATATACAGACATCAACACTGCACTAACCCTCACGAACTCCGCGACCATATTGTCCACCGTCGACAATCTCAAGATGGCTGATGCAAACAAGGCGCTTGAGGCAACGATGAACGCTATGGGAATGGCCGCGACCAACCAAGCGACCGCGATGACGAACTCCATGAAAATCGTCGATAGTTGGTCTGCTTTGGCTCACGAAGCATCAGTAAGCGCCCAAGACCTTGCAATGGGTGTAGAGCGCAGCGCCGGGGCGGCACATGTGGCCGGGATGAGCCTTGATCAACTCAACGCACTCATTGCAGCAATGATCAGAAACACGGGTCTCTCAGGAGAAAACGCAGGCAACGCCTTGAAGACCATCAT
This is a stretch of genomic DNA from Alicyclobacillus dauci. It encodes these proteins:
- a CDS encoding restriction endonuclease, translated to MVIISTLGVGCLIGFVMLWTIFDLSGFANSWIWALVIAFSVFAATTLNLMRIDKRNRKSMSEDMERWSKIKATQRPKARKPEEFEEEVAEIFRRYGYKVSVTPYQGDHGVDIKVITPTEYGIVQCKMYGPMNKVGEPAIRDFYGTMQHEHADVGYIVTTSDFTEQAYTWAKGKKIVLVNGYRLERLREESSHLAT
- a CDS encoding phage head completion protein produces the protein MGFSERKSAWINEYGDPMTIIRPSGNVSTAARFVKGRQLLAPFDINFVRFMVFPSESDIQVGDLVRNETLGYQLFVTAIEERTLLGGKAGIYTELYTANYPAAEVQRYTPGSVDEYGNQTPATWTTVGTVPMSVEHVNGNVPYKDGLLLADTLYRLTLQTATALQLIPNPDRIIIDGRNFQVSDINVTVAPGLQIVQVKTDNRT